Genomic segment of Umezawaea sp. Da 62-37:
GTCCAGCGTCGCCCATTCCGGGTTCGAGTTGAAGTAGTCCGTCGCCAAGGCCGGGGTAGTGCCCGCCGCGCACGGCGACGGCGCTGCCCGACACGTCGGCCGAGGCCGAAGCGGGCACACCGACGGCCGTGCCCGTTGTGAGCAGCAGGCTGACAGCACTTGACATCACTGCACGACTCGACGCTCTTCACCTCGTGGTCGTCGCCGAAAACGAAGGCGACGCGTCCGCCGGGCGGGCATCCATCCCCAGCAGCGCTCGACTTCCTCGCACCCGGTGCGATCGCGTGATCAAGCGTGGTGATCCCGCGATCGGTGTGGTGGACAACCGCTTCGGCTTTCCCCTGGTGGACCCGCGTCGGGAACCGCAGTCTTCGCGTAGCTCCCTTGACACGCAGTGTGACGACTAGCACACTCACGCACCGTGATGTATTGAAACGTTTCATCACTGGTCGTACCCGATGAAGGGGAAGACGATGGGCGACGAGGTGAACCGGCGGGTGTTCCTCGCGGGATCGGTGGTCGGGGCGGGCGTGCTCGCGCTCCCGGTGGGAGCCGGGCGGGCAGCCGCCGACGTCGAGCCCGCGGGAGGTCTGCGGATCGAGTCGACCACGGTCGAGTACGCGGAAACCCTGCTGGGCACGGACGTCCCGCTGCCGAGGCTGGCCTGGGTGCTGGGCGCCGAGGAAGCCTCCGCCGGGCAGACGGCCTACCAGGTGCGGGTGGACGGGGTCTGGGACTCCGGCAAGGTCCTGTCCGACCGCACCACCGAGGTCGTCTACGGCGGTCCGCCGCTGCGCCCGCGCACCCGCTACACGTGGCGGGTGCGGGTGTGGGACGAACGCGGCCGCGCCTCGGCGTGGAGCACCGCCCGGTGGTGGGAGACGGCGTTCCTGGAGACCCCGTGGACCGCGCGGTGGATCGGCGCGGCCCCGCCCGTCGCGGGCCTCGACTTCACCCCGGCGTCGTGGATCTGGTCGCCCGGCGCCACGACGTCCAACGCCCCCGCGGGTCCGCGCTGGTTCCGCGCGGGCCTCGACCTGCCGTCGGGGGTGGCCGTCACGCGTGCGCGGCTGATCGCCACTGCCGACGACGACTTCACGCTCTTCCTGGCGGGCCAACAGGTGTTGGCCTCGCCCGAGCAGACCGACGGCTGGAAGCTCGGCAAGTCCGCCGACGTCACCGCGCAGGTCCGGGCGGCCGGTGGCCGGGTCGTGCTCGCCGCGCTCGCCACCAACCGGGGCAACGTCTCGGTCAACCCGGCGGGCCTGCTGGTGCGGCTGTCGGTCGACCTGGCCGACGGCACCCGGCGCGACCTGGTCAGCGGCACGGGCTGGAAGGCCGCCGACACCGAGCAGGCCGGCTGGCAGCAGCCCGCGTTCGACGACAGCGCGTGGGCCGCCGCGACGGTCCTGGCCGTGTACGGGCAGAGCCCGTGGGGCCGGGACGTCAGCCTGGTGGTGGAGGCGCCCGCGCCGTTGCTGCGCAAGGAGTTCACCCTCGCCAAGCCGGTCGCGACCGCCCGCCTGCACATCAGCGGGTTGGCCTACTACGACGCGCAGCTCAACGGCAAGAAGATCGGCGACCGGGTGCTGGACCCCGGTTTCACCGACTACGAGGAGACCGTCCTCTACGCCACCCACGACGTCACGGGGCTGCTCGCCAAGGGCGCGAACACCCTCGACGTGGTGCTGGGCCGCGGTTTCTACGGCATGACCACGCCGAACGTCTGGTACTGGGAGCGCGCGACCTGGCACAGCGAACCGCGCCTGCTGGCACAGCTGGAGATCACCCACACCGACGGGTCGCACACCACCATCGCCTCCGACGGCGGGTGGAAGGTCGCCGAGAGCGCCACGGTGTCGAACTCCCTGTACGCCGGGGAGTCCTACGACGCCCGGCGCTCGCCCGGTGACTGGCAGGACGCCCGTCAGCTCGACGCTCCGCTCGGAACGCTGAAAGCGCAGCAGCACGAACCCATCCGGGTCGTCGAGACCGTCCGCGCGACCGCCGTCACGGCGCTGTCCGCGGGCGTGCACGTCGTCGACTTCGGCCGCACCATGGCCGGGTGGACGAGGCTCAGCGTCCGCGCCCCCGCGGGCACCGTGATCCGGTTGGCGCACGGTGAGCACCTGAACCCCGACGGCAGCGTGGTGTCGCAGAACGGCCACGTCCCCGGCCGCCACCAGATCGACGAGTACACCTGCTCCGGCGACGGCACCGAGGCGTGGGAGCCGCGCTTCTCCTACAAGGGTTTCCGCTACGTCCAGGTCACCGGGTTCCCCTACCAGCCGGCCCTGGACGACCTCGCGGCCCGCGTGGTGCACAGCGACGTGCCGGAGACCGGGACGTTCCGCTGCTCCGAGCCGTTCTTCGAGCAGCTCGACCGCGCCATGAAGCGCACGCTGCTCAACAACCTGCACGGCATCCCCACCGACACCCCGATGTACGAGAAGAACGGCTGGACCGGTGACGCCCAGCTCGGCGCCCCGGTGCTGGCCTACGCCTTCGGCGTGCAGCGGTTCCTGACCAAGTGGATCGGCGACCTCGCCGACAGCCAGACCGCTCCGGGCGCGCTGCCGGTGATCGTGCCCAGCGGCGGCTGGGGCTACCAGGAGGCCGCGCCCGCGCCGGAGTGGACGACGGTCTACCCGTTCCTGGTCCGCGAGATGTACCGGGTCTACGGCGACGAGCGCCTGGCCGCCGACCACT
This window contains:
- a CDS encoding family 78 glycoside hydrolase catalytic domain, which codes for MKGKTMGDEVNRRVFLAGSVVGAGVLALPVGAGRAAADVEPAGGLRIESTTVEYAETLLGTDVPLPRLAWVLGAEEASAGQTAYQVRVDGVWDSGKVLSDRTTEVVYGGPPLRPRTRYTWRVRVWDERGRASAWSTARWWETAFLETPWTARWIGAAPPVAGLDFTPASWIWSPGATTSNAPAGPRWFRAGLDLPSGVAVTRARLIATADDDFTLFLAGQQVLASPEQTDGWKLGKSADVTAQVRAAGGRVVLAALATNRGNVSVNPAGLLVRLSVDLADGTRRDLVSGTGWKAADTEQAGWQQPAFDDSAWAAATVLAVYGQSPWGRDVSLVVEAPAPLLRKEFTLAKPVATARLHISGLAYYDAQLNGKKIGDRVLDPGFTDYEETVLYATHDVTGLLAKGANTLDVVLGRGFYGMTTPNVWYWERATWHSEPRLLAQLEITHTDGSHTTIASDGGWKVAESATVSNSLYAGESYDARRSPGDWQDARQLDAPLGTLKAQQHEPIRVVETVRATAVTALSAGVHVVDFGRTMAGWTRLSVRAPAGTVIRLAHGEHLNPDGSVVSQNGHVPGRHQIDEYTCSGDGTEAWEPRFSYKGFRYVQVTGFPYQPALDDLAARVVHSDVPETGTFRCSEPFFEQLDRAMKRTLLNNLHGIPTDTPMYEKNGWTGDAQLGAPVLAYAFGVQRFLTKWIGDLADSQTAPGALPVIVPSGGWGYQEAAPAPEWTTVYPFLVREMYRVYGDERLAADHWATLVKYLDWEIGRLQGGLSSTALGDYLPPGYGGNPPEDTRLTATAYLHRALVGTAELGDFLGHADVAARYRATADSCRDALNRAFLVDGRYRSSQDPDFRQTSQAIPLMFGLVPPGQVAAVVAALVADVKARGNHLNTGALGTSVLLRVLTKHGHADVAHALATQRTYPSWGYWFDNGADTMWEMWPSTSRSRDHYFQGTVVQWLYENVAGLRPGDAGYRTFVVRPDARVGVTWAQTAIRTVRGTASVGWSLVGSAVQLTVEVPIGSTAEVHVPATSREVVTAHPNAEFVRVEPGFVVHRVRAGNWRFLGGV